In the genome of Vicia villosa cultivar HV-30 ecotype Madison, WI linkage group LG7, Vvil1.0, whole genome shotgun sequence, one region contains:
- the LOC131621110 gene encoding receptor-like protein Cf-9 homolog isoform X1 yields the protein MRSLLLVLLLLAHFTSNTFSLCNPHDSSALLHFKNSFFVNASSTPEYYPSSDCSSFSFKTESWKKSKDCCEWDGVTCDNVSHYVIGLELSCNNLEGELYPNSTIFQLRHLQQLNLAFNDFSMSSLQVGVGDLVHLTHLNLSTCYLSGNIPSTISHLSKLVSLDLSSNYNAQLEFNPFTWKKLIHNATNLRELSLDYVNMSSIRESSLFLLKNLSSSLVSLSLRKTGLQGNLSSDILSLPNLQKLDLSGNEYLSGQLPKFNWSTPLRYLDLSGTAFSDEIPYSIGQLKSLNNLNLQACNFKGMVPPSLWNLTQLTDLDLGENNLKGHNMLNGTIPHWCYYLPSLLQLDLSDNHLTGFIGNFSTHSLKSLFLSNNNLHGHFPNSIFELQNLTRLDLSSTNLSGVVHFHQFSTFKDLNFLNLSHNSALSINIDSEAKTLPNLLILDLSNNNIHGGISKWFQSILLNSWTNIYHIDLSFNKLQGDLPIPPNGIQYFLLSNNNFTGDIALSLCNVSSLKVLNLAHNNLTGTIPQCLGTFPSLLILDMQMNNLYGSIPTNFSEGIQFETIKLNGNHLEGPLPRSLARCTYLEILDLGNNNIDDAFPNWLETLQELQVLSLRSNKLHGTITCSNTEHSFSKLRIFDISHNNLSGPLPTSCIKNFQGMMNVNDSQIGPQYMGQGNYYEDSVVITIKGFSMELTRILTTFTTIDLSNNMFEGEIPHVIGESISLKGLNLSNNEITGNIPQSLSNLRSLEWLDLSRNQLMGEIPMALTNLNFLSVLNLSQNHLEGAIPTGQQFDTFGNDSYEGNTMLCGFPLSKSCKNDEDEPPNSTSEYKEESGFGWKAVVAGYVWGAVLGMLLGYNVFFFEKPGCLIRFFERMFKVRLKRPRNRAGGIRRRMN from the exons ATGAGGTCCTTACTTTTAGTATTACTGTTACTTGCACATTTTACTTCCAACACTTTTTCATTATGCAATCCTCACGACAGCTCTGCATTGTTAcacttcaagaattcttttttcGTCAACGCTTCATCTACACCTGAATATTATCCATCGTCTGattgttcttctttttctttcaagaCAGAATCTTGGAAAAAGAGTAAAGACTGTTGCGAGTGGGATGGTGTCACGTGTGACAACGTGTCCCACTATGTGATTGGTCTGGAACTTAGTTGCAATAATCTGGAAGGTGAATTATATCCCAATAGCACTATCTTTCAACTTAGACACCTTCAACAACTCAACTTGGCTTTTAATGacttttccatgtcttcattGCAAGTTGGTGTCGGTGATCTAGTTCATCTCACACATCTCAATCTATCAACATGTTATCTTAGTGGTAATATTCCTTCCACCATCTCTCATTTGTCAAAATTAGTATCACTTGATCTTAGCTCAAATTACAATGCTCAGTTGGAATTCAATCCATTCACATGGAAGAAACTCATTCATAATGCTACTAATTTGAGGGAGCTTTCTCTAGATTATGTGAATATGAGTTCGATCAGAGAGAGCTCTTTGTTTTTGCTAAAGAATTTGTCATCCTCTTTGGTTTCTCTTAGTCTAAGAAAAACTGGGTTGCAAGGAAATTTGTCAAGTGACATTCTCTCTCTACCTAATCTTCAAAAACTAGATTTGTCAGGTAATGAATATCTTAGTGGTCAACTTCCAAAGTTCAACTGGAGCACTCCTCTTAGGTACTTGGACCTCTCCGGCACTGCTTTCTCAGATGAAATTCCTTATTCCATAGGTCAGTTGAAGTCTCTTAATAACTTAAACCTTCAAGCCTGCAATTTTAAAGGAATGGTTCCTCCATCTTTGTGGAACCTCACTCAACTCACTGACTTGGACCTTGGTGAAAACAATCTTAAAG GACATAACATGTTAAATGGAACAATTCCACATTGGTGTTATTATTTGCCTTCTTTGTTACAATTGGACCTCAGTGACAACCACCTCACAGGATTCATTGGTAACTTCTCAACTCATTCTTTAAAATCTTTGTTTCTCTCTAATAACAACTTACATGGTCATTTTCCAAATTCAATATTTGAACTACAAAATCTTACTCGCTTAGATTTGTCATCAACAAACTTGAGTGGTGTTGTGCATTTTCACCAATTTTCAACATTTAAAGATCTAAATTTCCTCAACCTTTCCCATAATAGTGCTCTTTCTATCAACATTGATAGTGAAGCTAAAACCCTGCCAAATCTTCTAATATTAGATCTCTCTAATAACAACATTCATGGGGGAATTTCAAAATGGTTTCAAAGCATTCTCTTAAACTCATGGACGAACATTTATCACATTGATCTTAGTTTCAACAAGTTGCAAGGAGATCTTCCAATTCCACCAAATGGCATTCAATACTTCTTACTCTCAAATAACAACTTCACAGGAGACATTGCTTTGTCATTGTGCAATGTAAGTTCCCTGAAGGTGCTCAATTTGGCTCACAACAATTTAACAGGCACAATACCACAATGCCTCGGAACATTTCCATCTCTTCTTATATTGGATATGCAAATGAACAACCTCTATGGAAGCATTCCTACAAATTTTTCTGAAGGAATTCAATTTGAGACTATAAAGTTGAATGGAAATCATTTGGAAGGACCCCTACCACGCTCTTTGGCTCGCTGCACATACCTTGAAATTTTGGACCTTGGAAACAACAACATAGATGATGCATTTCCAAATTGGCTTGAAACTCTACAAGAGTTACAAGTACTCAGTCTACGATCAAATAAACTTCATGGTACAATCACATGTTCTAACACTGAGCATTCATTTTCTAAGTTGAGAATTTTTGACATCTCTCATAATAATTTAAGTGGACCCTTGCCAACATCATGCATCAAGAACTTTCAAGGAATGATGAATGTGAATGACAGCCAAATTGGTCCGCAATACATGGGTCAGGGGAATTACTATGAGGATTCTGTGGTGATCACAATTAAAGGTTTTTCTATGGAGCTAACGAGGATATTGACTACATTCACAACAATTGATTTATCAAACAACATGTTTGAAGGAGAAATTCCTCATGTCATTGGAGAATCAATTTCTCTCAAAGGTCTCAACCTTTCAAACAATGAAATCACAGGTAATATTCCTCAATCTTTGAGTAATTTGAGAAGTTTGGAGTGGTTAGATCTCTCAAGGAACCAATTGATGGGTGAGATTCCGATGGCTTTGACCAATTTGAATTTCCTCTCTGTCTTAAACCTTTCACAAAACCATCTTGAAGGAGCCATACCTACAGGTCAGCAGTTTGATACATTTGGAAATGATTCGTATGAAGGAAATACAATGTTATGTGGATTCCCGTTGTCTAAATCGTGCAAAAATGATGAAGATGAGCCACCAAATTCAACATCAGAATATAAAGAGGAATCAGGGTTTGGATGGAAAGCAGTAGTAGCAGGATATGTGTGGGGGGCTGTACTTGGAATGCTGTTGGGATACAATGTCTTCTTCTTTGAAAAGCCCGGATGTCTTATAAGATTCTTTGAACGGATGTTTAAAGTAAGACTGAAGAGACCACGCAACAGAGCTGGTGGAATTCGCAGAAGAATGAATTAA
- the LOC131621110 gene encoding receptor-like protein 7 isoform X2, with the protein MSSLQVGVGDLVHLTHLNLSTCYLSGNIPSTISHLSKLVSLDLSSNYNAQLEFNPFTWKKLIHNATNLRELSLDYVNMSSIRESSLFLLKNLSSSLVSLSLRKTGLQGNLSSDILSLPNLQKLDLSGNEYLSGQLPKFNWSTPLRYLDLSGTAFSDEIPYSIGQLKSLNNLNLQACNFKGMVPPSLWNLTQLTDLDLGENNLKGEIPSSLSKLTHLASLFLRNNKFSGNIPNVFENLTKLEYLDLSSNKLVGPIPSKITKHSKLIFLFLGHNMLNGTIPHWCYYLPSLLQLDLSDNHLTGFIGNFSTHSLKSLFLSNNNLHGHFPNSIFELQNLTRLDLSSTNLSGVVHFHQFSTFKDLNFLNLSHNSALSINIDSEAKTLPNLLILDLSNNNIHGGISKWFQSILLNSWTNIYHIDLSFNKLQGDLPIPPNGIQYFLLSNNNFTGDIALSLCNVSSLKVLNLAHNNLTGTIPQCLGTFPSLLILDMQMNNLYGSIPTNFSEGIQFETIKLNGNHLEGPLPRSLARCTYLEILDLGNNNIDDAFPNWLETLQELQVLSLRSNKLHGTITCSNTEHSFSKLRIFDISHNNLSGPLPTSCIKNFQGMMNVNDSQIGPQYMGQGNYYEDSVVITIKGFSMELTRILTTFTTIDLSNNMFEGEIPHVIGESISLKGLNLSNNEITGNIPQSLSNLRSLEWLDLSRNQLMGEIPMALTNLNFLSVLNLSQNHLEGAIPTGQQFDTFGNDSYEGNTMLCGFPLSKSCKNDEDEPPNSTSEYKEESGFGWKAVVAGYVWGAVLGMLLGYNVFFFEKPGCLIRFFERMFKVRLKRPRNRAGGIRRRMN; encoded by the coding sequence atgtcttcattGCAAGTTGGTGTCGGTGATCTAGTTCATCTCACACATCTCAATCTATCAACATGTTATCTTAGTGGTAATATTCCTTCCACCATCTCTCATTTGTCAAAATTAGTATCACTTGATCTTAGCTCAAATTACAATGCTCAGTTGGAATTCAATCCATTCACATGGAAGAAACTCATTCATAATGCTACTAATTTGAGGGAGCTTTCTCTAGATTATGTGAATATGAGTTCGATCAGAGAGAGCTCTTTGTTTTTGCTAAAGAATTTGTCATCCTCTTTGGTTTCTCTTAGTCTAAGAAAAACTGGGTTGCAAGGAAATTTGTCAAGTGACATTCTCTCTCTACCTAATCTTCAAAAACTAGATTTGTCAGGTAATGAATATCTTAGTGGTCAACTTCCAAAGTTCAACTGGAGCACTCCTCTTAGGTACTTGGACCTCTCCGGCACTGCTTTCTCAGATGAAATTCCTTATTCCATAGGTCAGTTGAAGTCTCTTAATAACTTAAACCTTCAAGCCTGCAATTTTAAAGGAATGGTTCCTCCATCTTTGTGGAACCTCACTCAACTCACTGACTTGGACCTTGGTGAAAACAATCTTAAAGGTGAGATCCCATCATCACTTTCAAAACTTACACACCTCGCTTCCTTATTTcttagaaataataaatttagCGGCAACATTCcaaatgtttttgaaaatttaaccAAATTAGAATATTTAGATCTTTCTAGTAATAAACTAGTTGGCCCAATTCCAAGTAAAATCACAAAACATTCCAAATTGATCTTTCTGTTTTTAGGACATAACATGTTAAATGGAACAATTCCACATTGGTGTTATTATTTGCCTTCTTTGTTACAATTGGACCTCAGTGACAACCACCTCACAGGATTCATTGGTAACTTCTCAACTCATTCTTTAAAATCTTTGTTTCTCTCTAATAACAACTTACATGGTCATTTTCCAAATTCAATATTTGAACTACAAAATCTTACTCGCTTAGATTTGTCATCAACAAACTTGAGTGGTGTTGTGCATTTTCACCAATTTTCAACATTTAAAGATCTAAATTTCCTCAACCTTTCCCATAATAGTGCTCTTTCTATCAACATTGATAGTGAAGCTAAAACCCTGCCAAATCTTCTAATATTAGATCTCTCTAATAACAACATTCATGGGGGAATTTCAAAATGGTTTCAAAGCATTCTCTTAAACTCATGGACGAACATTTATCACATTGATCTTAGTTTCAACAAGTTGCAAGGAGATCTTCCAATTCCACCAAATGGCATTCAATACTTCTTACTCTCAAATAACAACTTCACAGGAGACATTGCTTTGTCATTGTGCAATGTAAGTTCCCTGAAGGTGCTCAATTTGGCTCACAACAATTTAACAGGCACAATACCACAATGCCTCGGAACATTTCCATCTCTTCTTATATTGGATATGCAAATGAACAACCTCTATGGAAGCATTCCTACAAATTTTTCTGAAGGAATTCAATTTGAGACTATAAAGTTGAATGGAAATCATTTGGAAGGACCCCTACCACGCTCTTTGGCTCGCTGCACATACCTTGAAATTTTGGACCTTGGAAACAACAACATAGATGATGCATTTCCAAATTGGCTTGAAACTCTACAAGAGTTACAAGTACTCAGTCTACGATCAAATAAACTTCATGGTACAATCACATGTTCTAACACTGAGCATTCATTTTCTAAGTTGAGAATTTTTGACATCTCTCATAATAATTTAAGTGGACCCTTGCCAACATCATGCATCAAGAACTTTCAAGGAATGATGAATGTGAATGACAGCCAAATTGGTCCGCAATACATGGGTCAGGGGAATTACTATGAGGATTCTGTGGTGATCACAATTAAAGGTTTTTCTATGGAGCTAACGAGGATATTGACTACATTCACAACAATTGATTTATCAAACAACATGTTTGAAGGAGAAATTCCTCATGTCATTGGAGAATCAATTTCTCTCAAAGGTCTCAACCTTTCAAACAATGAAATCACAGGTAATATTCCTCAATCTTTGAGTAATTTGAGAAGTTTGGAGTGGTTAGATCTCTCAAGGAACCAATTGATGGGTGAGATTCCGATGGCTTTGACCAATTTGAATTTCCTCTCTGTCTTAAACCTTTCACAAAACCATCTTGAAGGAGCCATACCTACAGGTCAGCAGTTTGATACATTTGGAAATGATTCGTATGAAGGAAATACAATGTTATGTGGATTCCCGTTGTCTAAATCGTGCAAAAATGATGAAGATGAGCCACCAAATTCAACATCAGAATATAAAGAGGAATCAGGGTTTGGATGGAAAGCAGTAGTAGCAGGATATGTGTGGGGGGCTGTACTTGGAATGCTGTTGGGATACAATGTCTTCTTCTTTGAAAAGCCCGGATGTCTTATAAGATTCTTTGAACGGATGTTTAAAGTAAGACTGAAGAGACCACGCAACAGAGCTGGTGGAATTCGCAGAAGAATGAATTAA